A window of Quercus robur chromosome 12, dhQueRobu3.1, whole genome shotgun sequence genomic DNA:
TGCCTTAGAATAATCCTTTAGAAAAGATAAAATGAACTAAAATTGTTGTGCTGTCTTTTGCTCATGGATCTTAACTCTGCTTGGACGCTCAAATTTTAGTGGCCGTAGTGATATATTAGTTGGGTTTTGTGCATTGAGTGGCTGtgataaaaattagatttttatgGTTCTGTTGTTAGCACAAGTTAAAGTTTTTGGTGTCCTGTTGCCATTGTGCGTATTAAATCTTATGCAATCATCTTCACATGTCTCTTCCCTTGCTAATAATACTGGaaataaaaatcacattttcgtATAATCTTAGTCTTGACTCATCGACCAACTTATCAATTTGTCTGATTCAGAAATACAAAACACAGCCAAAGAATTTCTCTCCATTTTCAACTTTGTCACCATTCTTTGTTTATCAAAGCTTTTAAGCTTATATATTTTATCACACGGACCATTTGTATTACCATTTGTAACTTTGTGGCTGTAGAACTTACCTAGGAAACTTACTCCTACTATGCAATTTTCTCTTGGGTTTGGCTGTAGAACTTGTTGTATTTGGCTGAACATTAATATTaacaaacttaaattttttttagatgggTAAGCCATCCCAAAATAGCTCAAATGTTAGAGCTCAATGGCCATCAAGAGTAACAACTATCTTTTGTGAAGCTTGTGTGGATGAGGTATTTAAGGGTAATCGACCTAATACCCACTTTAGTAAAAAGGGTTGGACAAATATTATAGCaacttttgaaaagaaaactggAAGGGAATATCCTAGGGCAAAGTATAAGCATAAATGGGATAGTTTGAAGAAAGATTGGGTACTTTGGAATAAGTTGAAGGGAAGTGAAACTGGATTGGGATGGGATGCAGCCGAAGGAACAATAACTGCAACTGATGAGTGGTGGGAGACGAAATTAATGGTATGTTTTGTATAACCCATTGTACATATTTTGTATTAGTAGATAAACCATGCTATTTgagttattaatgaaaatattcaaaattgtaGGAGGTTCCTGAAGCTGCAAAATTTCGAGAGAAAGGTTTGGAGAATGTTGACTTATTAGACATTATGTTTAAGGACATTGCGGCCATAGGAGATTTAGCATGGGCCCCCACCTCAGGTGTGTTACCTGATGATCTTGAGACACCTAAGGAGGGGTTAGGTGATACTTCTGCTGACTCATCTTCTccaaatgatgatgatgacgttCATGAAGATGAGACTCCTAACCTCACAAAACCACCTAACCCAAcacaaaagaaaggaaagaagcgAGTTTTACCATCATCCACACAAAGTAAAGGGAAGAAAGGAGGAACGGCATTACAATTGACACAACAGCTTAGTCGTATTTGTGATGTTGTGGAGTTAAGGAACTCAACTTTTTTAGTGGAGCCAAGTAGTACTATTCGTAATGTCATGGAACGCGTGTGCACCTTAGATGGCATTGAGAAGGGTTCCGAACTCTACCTCATGGCAGCACGTATTTTTCAGAAacgagagaagagagagatgtTTGTCGTGATGGAAGAACCATATTTACAACTTCAGTTTCTTCAAGAGGAGGCAAGATTGTTAGGAGGGCACTACTTTGGCACTTAGggtgttttatgttttatccTATGAATAATGTTTTATGGAAGAGAGATGTTTaatgttttattgttttatccTTTGAATAATGTGGTTGTTAGGGAGGTCACTACTTTGACACTTAGggtgttttatgttttatccTTTGAATAATGCTTTATGGAAGAGAGAgatgtttttaataatttattgttttatcctttgaataatttattgttttattctagatggcattttttttgggtaaaatctTTATAGTGGTCCAATTGAccttttttctcataattgTTAACACATAGCAACTTCAGCTTTGCAGACAGTACTGAAAAAATGATATAGTTGGTTGTTTCTAGTGGaaatcaagaaagaagaaggtTATGAAAAAAGGGTTAAGTTGGACTCAATTGTTACTGGTATATCTTGTTTTAGTTGTAGCTcttaaatttattgtactaAACTTGAACCTCTAGTCTCTAATTGACTGATGCCATTGTTTCTGGAAGTGTGAATTATTGGCCTACATGTATTTTACTTTCTGCTAGAATTGgtgttggttttaattttgaatataaaGCTAGAagttaattctttttctttttcttttttcaattagtTGTTCTTAATAGGGGTGATTGATTGTGACCAGCACAACATATTTTTTGTACACCCTGTGCCTATTAAATAGTATTGTCTACATTGGTAATGCGTAATTCTTTTCAggactgaattttttttaccaagtaCTTGGGTTTGGCTAAATATCCTTCCTTGGCATCCTTGCTATCCTTTTAAATTTGTATCCTTTGGATTACTTTGCTGCAAATCTGGGTTGATTAACACTACTGCTGGTTTGATCTTTGGCCAAATTATGAGTGTTAAGGAAGTGTAATTGAACACTACTTGCACTTTATTTTGGAAGATTTAGTTGATGAAACAGTTTTATTTAAAAGCTATTAGATTCttgcttattttctttttataacaGCCGATCCCATTACATATTTGTAACTAGAAACTTTATGCTGCATAAGTTCCAAAATGAATTTCTTCTGTTACTGAATTTCAGTTTCAAGTTTTAGTGACTTAAGAGAATTTtgtggtttcaactttcaatgcACGTGTATCAAAATTGGAACATCCATTAGAGGACAAACTTATGAATGTTTGTGCAAATTGTTGTGCTTACAGACATGTGAATGCATATCATGTCAGTTACTATCGCTTTTCTTTGACTAGGCTGCTTCTCCTACTCCTATAATTTGctttttaacattattattgCCAAGTGCCAAGGTCTTAGCTTTTGTATTGATGTGATTCAGCAGCCAAAGTGAACATAAAGATTGCTTGGGTTGTTacaaatagtgtttttttttaatggttttttagttgatctttcttgaattttttcatgTGTTTGAGGTAGTATTGGTGCAGGTCTCACCTGCTTGAATTTATTGAATCAATACAATCCATTTTCtcataaataaatagagaaaatagCACTTCATAATGAAGTTATTATAGATTTTGTTACTTCAGCTGCACTTGGACTACCAAATTTTAAGATATGAGCTAGTTCGAATAGAGTTACCTTGAATTACATAGTTTTCAGGTTGTTATAAGTCCATATGGTTTGCAATCTCCCTGGCCTGATGTTAACTagtatttttacataaaaatgtgATTAATTTCATCACAAATGGTGTAACctgtttcttcttttaaatgtttggtcattttctttattgtgATTTATCTAATTTATTGCTATAATTTTTTAGGTGATATTCCTATGgattacaatgatcatattgatAATAGTGATGAAGATCATTCTTATGATGTGGAAAACGATGAATATGATGATGAGGAATTATATGAACTTGCTGTTGCTGGATGTCATGTTGCAGtaacatattatattaaatatattgatAAACAACCTTGTAGAGATTCTAAACAAACTGGCTATATGTGGTTGATGGATTGTTTGACGGGTAATGAAACGAAATGTTTAGAATGAAGCCACATGTTTTCCTTCAATTGTGTAATGTTTTACAACATACATATGGGCTtcagcacacaaggcatattaGGCTTGAAGAGTCAGTAGGTATATGTTTAATGATACTTAGACAAGGAGCTTGTTATAGGATGGTTCAAGAAAGATTCCAACATTCTGGTGAGACTATACATAGACATTTTCATACAGTTTTGAAACACCTTAACATAATGTCAATGGATATCCTCAAGCCTTCTGACCCTACATTTAGTGTAGTTCCATGACACATACAGAAGAATCCATTGTACATGCCACACTATCAGGTATTCATTTCATACATTCTAATTTGTTTCTAAACTTTATTTCCTAAGTATCTAAACtttatattctattttaggACTGCATTGGTGCCATTGACGGTACACATATCCAAGTTGTTATTTTGGACGACAAGAAAGCTTCATATTATAATAGAAAGGGCGTGACATCTTTTAATGTGATGGTAGCATGTGATTTTGATTTACTTTTCACATTTGTGATGGCTGGATGGGAGAGTGCAGCACATGATACACGCATTTTCTTAGATGCTATCCGTTGACAATCTGTCAACTTTCCAAAACCACCACCaggtatataaaatttttatatattaaatatgtatgaaggatattatttatgtacatcttatattttttttcttttactaggAAAGTATTATTTAGTTGATGCTGGATACCCCTTAAGGAAAGGATATTTTCCACCTTATAAGGGATAGAGGTATCATCTTTCAGATTTTCGACGAGCTAGTCGAGGGAATCACATAGAAGAGAGGTTTAATTATGTTCACTCATCACTTAGAAGTGCAATTGAGCGAACTTTTGGAGTGTGGAagaataaatggaaaattttgaagcaAATGCCACCTTATGACATTAAGCACCAAAGAAACATTATAGTTGCTACTTGTGTTTTGCATAATTTTATTAGAAGACATGATAGGGAAGACGAGGGATTCAATTGGGATGAACATGGCTTGGACAGACCAAGAAGCAATAGTAGTGGAGAAGGTAGTAGCAGACAGGCAAACGTTGAAAATAtacaagatgagaagatgaaattTGTTCGTGACAAAATAGCTCGATCCATTTGCGGGttgtaaacaatatttttattatttctgttttggtttttaatttttcggataagaacttttttttttattattataatggatTTTCTAGTATTGATATTGTTGGCAATTaacattttaatataattattttcctaatcagtttaatatctttttcttgatgagttatttttaatattttaaatttgataaactTTTCTCCATGAATTTCAACAACGAAAACatcattattgttgttattattaatgtaattgttaagcttaattacatattttcaataataaaaaaacattgatcacaagaaaaatgacaatataaccttcaaaaaatagttaagtctttttttggaatttatacTCAAAACAACTATTTTTAAAACAGCTTATGCAAACGCTTAATATGgctttaaaaatagaaaacgcatattttcacatttttaccaAACGCTTATCTATGGtttttaaaatgaagttttCAAAACGCACGTTTTAAAAATGCTAGTTTTTGAAACGCACTTTTTGAAACAGCTTATCCAAGCAGGCCCTATATCGAACTCTATTTACGTTATTACTCCTGTTATTCTCAGTTACCAAAAAAGAGATTCCAAACctaagtaaatttatataaacaagATTTAGAAAGTAAATGTCGTGTTGCTTCTTCCTCGCCCTTTTTATGATTCCATGCACATTGAAGTAAAACAAAtcatataaggaaaaaaaaattccaatttcaAAAATTCCAATTTTGAAATTCCAATAGCACAGTCGGAAAAAAACAACTAAGGCTCTTAGCTAACAACAAAGAAGATGACCATCAAAGCAAAACTGAGAAAATCCCACACTTTGTTGTAGGATGAATTATTTGGCTTCAAGAACcggatttttgaattttaaaaagcaGTTGaccaacaaaaggaaaatatagGAGAAGAGACTTGATGGGGCAACAGAAGAAGCAAAAGTTGAACGTAGAGGTCTCCCCAAAGGCCATTGAGAGCTAGCTAGCTTTATGAGAAAACCAAAGCGATGTGTTTTAAGGGGGAGTATCTATACAAAGAATCTGAACTGGGTTCTGCCTGAACCtcaattttttatagaaacTCTTTTCCCGAGAAGTCTTGTGTCTAAACTTTGAAGAGTTACCTAATCCCATATTCCCTgaaaccgagagagagagagagagagagccataACACCCAGGGCCACTTTGTTGTCCTGGTTGTTGTTGCCTTTTAATGaagtgttggtggtggtggtggtggtggtgttatTTGAGCTTCATCTGAACAGTGCACGTGTAAACCAGCGCCTCAAATTTTAACGTGGCCTCGTATATTAGAAACCCTTCATCACAAACTCtctagaaagaagaaaatttagaTGTGGAAACTCTAAGAGACTAAGCCCATACCTTTTTCCTTCTAGTAAAATAGTTTGCCAATGCCAACCCCATTGAAAACCGTCGCTTTAATGAACCCTCCTTTGTTCtctgaaaaatactaaaactactactaattttactacaaaatgcTTACAAATTAGTATGATATGCTTGTTCCTTTCAGCATATTAgcataaataacaataataataatgatgctACCAGCACACATAATTGTGATATTAATATGTTCCTCCTCTCTAAATGCTGCATAAAATAATAGAGAACTGTTTTATATATGGGGGCCGATAAGTGAATAAATTAAGAACTTCTTCACAAGGTGAAGGAGATTTTGCAATTGATCAATGGATACTCAATGTGTGAAGAGATAGGAGTTATTGAAGCTATCTGCACGAGACAACTTGGGTGAGAAAGAGTGATTCTTATTAGCTGCATTTGTTCTTTCTTGTGCTTCATCTTTTTCTACAGTCCTACACTCCTACTAAAAGGAAGAAACTCCAGCTGTTATTTCAATAGCATCAAACTCACTCCAAGAATCCATAAATTTACACAGTCCTTCAATCAACAAGTGAACACATTATCTAATCAtcaaatgcaaaacaaaaaaacaaaaacaaaaaatcaaaaggctAAGCATAAggattaacccaaaaaaaaaaaaagtgcgaTGCTCAACAATAACCAAACTTTCCTAGCTACAACGTTCATGATATCTCGGTAAGCCGAAGCTGATCAATATGGAAATGAAAAACCTGGCATGACCTTTAATGTTGTTGTCAATATGGAGGGCGACCAGTAGCCCAATATGCCTCAGCTGGCAATTGAATTGAGTTGAGAAGATTAGGCGGTAAGCCATGAAAAAGAGGCGCATTTGCGTCTCCACCTAGAAGCTGTTGCTGCTGtggttgttgctgctgctgttgctgCTGTTGACCAACCCCACCTGGGGACCCAATTGAACCCCCTTGCATTGGCAACTGGGGCTCCTCTTCTTCCAAAGGAAGCCTTTCATATGCAGCGTTACTAAAAGAGGCAGCCATGATCACAACTGGCCCAGATGCAATTAGCGTCCCAACAACGCTACCCCCCACAACTTGGCCTTGTCCCCCAGCTAAATATATGGTCAAACCTGTTGCAGCAGGTGGTGCTGGTGGTGGTAAAAATGACCCAGCTAGAGACAAAATCTCAAACCGACCATGTAAAGTCACAATTGCACCTGGTGAGGCTGGTTGCCTTAGAGTCACATTAGTCACAGTTCCAGTCCCACTCATAATGCACACACCTCTCTGGCGTCTTCTTGCAAAGTTAGCAACACTCTCAACAATATCACAACCATCACCAATTTCCATTACATGGGTGCGTAGAGCATTAGCACTGTCTCTTGTGATGATGATCGGCGGCTTGGGCTTGTTCTTGGATCCGGCTGGCCTTCCTCGAGGTCTTCTTGACATTTCTCCATCTCCAGGACCCATGATGAGTTCCTTACCTTcactgctgttgttgttgttgttgctgctgttgtTGTTTTCATCGCGATCTCGCTTCTGGGGTCGGTTTAGGCCACTGCTACCGCTTTGTTCATCTTCTGAATTCTGTTGGTGGTGgtgaaattgttgttgttgttgctgttggtggtggtgatggagaTCTCTTGTGTGGAAAGGAGGTGGAAGAGAATGGCCATGCGCTACTGGATCCATTAGTTTCTTTTACTTTATAACTTGGTATTCTTTCTATCTCTCAAAACCCTTGACTAGTACTTCCTCACATAGACAGAAACTAATTAAGTAGTACAACCAGAGAGCAAGAAACAGAAAGACAAAGGAGTAAATTAAAGGTTGTACAAGTACTctatatgaaaaagaaaagaaaggaagtgGGAGCACAAGGGAATAAATAAGCTTTGTGGCTTGCTTTCTGGTTTCTTTATCTAGTTTAATGAACTAATTAGTGCTAGGCCTTCAACAGAAAGGAGAGAATGAGTGGATTTTTGGTGTCATCCACCAAATTCTGAGCTGAACTTATAAACCATCTTTTAGGGAAGCTTTTGTAGTGGATTTagtttctcttctttcttggtggtggtgttgttgagagtttgggagagagagaaagagatgatgAAATGAAGAGGGAAGCATATAGGATAGGTTTGGGTTTCTCTTCTTTTAGGGGGGGCTATTAGTGTAATTGGGTTAGGGTTAGATTGACACAAATAGATCATagatgggtttggttttggtaaGACTGACGGCGTGCTTATGGGCGGTGGATTGGTCCCcacctctcactctctctctctttccctcccTTTGTTTCTTCCAGCACCacgtttttctctctctaattgtATATATATCAGCAAGGAAATTACTATTTTAAGCTTCCTCAACTTCTCATGGTCCTTAAGTCCTCGCAAACTCCAAACTCAATCTATGAGCTCATAAACCTTGCTTCTTCTACTTCTTACAAATACTATGTTATTGGTCATATAGTTTTCTACACTTGTTCTTAATCCTAATCTTGTTCTTAATTTTCCCATTTTTAGCATCTCATCCAtgtgtggtttttcttttgttattcaaGTCTATGAtccattaatttttgttattgtaagATCTAAGATACATATTGAcaagtttatttttaattagtttatttaCTCAAACCGAGGTAAATAGTGGCTTAAGATAATTAGCTTTTTTTCTCCTAATAAATcaactaattaatttgtttaaaatCACTTTTATTTCACCTATAAACAAATACGCTAGCAACAAATGAAAGAGGATATGCTATttctttatgatttttatttttttaaacctaaAAGTTTGTctcatataatttaaaatttaaaatgagatgatattaaatacatttttagatttataatatttaatttggatAATAAAATGAATTCATTTCCCATGAAAATGATCCTTATACCTAGCACAAAAAAGGTAGAGCCAAACGTTTAGCACCAATCGTTGGAATTCTCTAGCTGTGACTGTGAACTATTTACTATTTTCAAACTGTGGCCTAGAGCTGAAACCCTTATTATAGGACCACTCTTTCTATTATTCTTGGATATATCctagtttaccaaaaaatattacAGGAGCCAAAGTTGAAATATGGTTTAAACGAAACAATAGCTGGCACATTAAAATTGGACTGTCATATGTATTtacaggagagagagagagagagagagtggggtTTGTGCTACAATTTTCTATGACCCACATGCATCTCTAGGGTCCGCAAATTCCATCTTTATCTCTAAAAGTCTAAAACCTTAACGTTAAGGTCCACATGCCCCCCGTAAGCACTATACTCTATACGTGTCACTCCCCCCACTCTTTTCAGGTCCCATTCAACTCAAGTTCATCTTTACCTTCCTCCTATTCTCTGCTTGGTTAGTGTTTGGTCATGACCGAGCAATTTCTCACTTGCCATTGGTCTATTCGGCAATGGTTGTATCAGCACACACCCATGAAGAGGTATTAATTCTAGACCAGTGACTTGGTCACCGATTATTAATTTTGGTACATATGGGTCACAAGGAATCATTCTAGGTCATAGCGATGCCGAAAGacacaattttttgaattggTCTAAATCAGTTTACTGAAAACGACCCCTTCAAAAGAATAAGGCAAAAACATTTGGGAAGAATGAGATATTCTTGTTTCACATTAGAAAGTTTTATACtatgtaaaatttgaaaaatataaatatttagtgcccgtttggattcagcgttttCCACTGAATCCTGGCTgcgttttctaaatttttttttttttcccagccaCACTATTTGACCAAATCAACCGTGAGCAGTGCACTCGTGCACTCTTCACgaacccacaaattccacttttcagcaacttttttttattaaaaatgggtcccacaacactattcacacatttaaaaattattttgctacagtgttttcagtttcagttttcaatttcagcaaaaataagctcaatccaaacggacccttagtgtTCATATTTTCAACATAATAAGTATGAAATGCATACAATGTTAGtgtatcataataataattttcctatttgaattatACGCACACTTGATATCTACCTCAATTGTGTTGTAGGGGAGTGATTTAGAAAAGCATCCTTGACCAAATTGAGTGGGATTAGTAAGTTTGATGTTACACATTCTTAGTTTCATTTGAATTATTCAATTGTATGGATAATCCTTATTAAATGTTAGAAATTGTCTCAATTTATTATTTggacttatttttattattgggtTTTCTTAGTATGGAAGGACATGTCTTTCTTTGGCATGGAAGAAAAttctttattgaaaaaatgatTAGCTATTTTTTGTTGTCAAGTAATAAAATAAGAGCCTTATAAATACACATTATGACAAAGATGTTGATTTTCTCAttagaaaatttgattttgaagcGCACACAAGGCATTATGTGAAGGCCTATTTGTTCCAAAATCTTATTAAGCAACACTCCAACATCATACATATGGGGAAGGGCAAGTGCAACTACAAGGTGCTTTCCTTCATGACATAGTTTGGATTTGAGCTAAATCTAGCTCAATTAGGATTAGGTCTTCGTCAAAACCTaaggactaaacaaaaatttccttggaATTACTCAAAGTTCAAGATATGAGCGGATCTGACATAACTTTGATTTGGATTGTGGTGTTATACTTGGTAAATATTTTTCACGAGCAAATTCGTTCCCTAATGAGTAATGAACCAAACGTGCATACTTTCTATGATGAGTTCttgtaatctttttatttttagcattATGCCTTGAAACTGATCAGTCAAATGAGTGATTCATACTCAAACTTAGAAGATGAAGCCTACTAACAATCATCCATTTGATAAGACCAAATTCAAACCCCACATCAACATTATAATTATATTGATTCAAAACATGTTTCAATAATAATTATCAAATGTAACTTGCACATTTGACCAGCCAAACAACCTATAGAGAGAgagtaggagagagagagaatacaaAAATGAATGAATTATGATGGAACAAACAGGGTGTAAGGTTGGTAGTGGGCATGGTTTGACCGCATAATCCAGAGTGTTGGGGGTGTGGGAGTGAGTAAAGGACGCGTGGGAAGCGCTGAcagacacacaaacacacaaacacacacatacacacaaagcGCCACTGCACGAGCGCCGGAGAGTTTGCTAATAGATActgaaactgaaactgaaagaAGCTCGCATGACTCGTGAGAGCGCAAACCCATGCATCAAAAGATGCTCTTTGTCGGGATCTCTCGTGGTGGGCCCTCACACCCCCCCATCTCTTTTTTGATACTGTGTCTTACTCTTATGTATATGTAATTGTAACCCCTctcttccaagttccaactccTATACGCAATAAGCTAAAGCTAAGAACACAGTCCCATTACCCTCCAAAA
This region includes:
- the LOC126708365 gene encoding L10-interacting MYB domain-containing protein-like; translation: MGKPSQNSSNVRAQWPSRVTTIFCEACVDEVFKGNRPNTHFSKKGWTNIIATFEKKTGREYPRAKYKHKWDSLKKDWVLWNKLKGSETGLGWDAAEGTITATDEWWETKLMEVPEAAKFREKGLENVDLLDIMFKDIAAIGDLAWAPTSGVLPDDLETPKEGLGDTSADSSSPNDDDDVHEDETPNLTKPPNPTQKKGKKRVLPSSTQSKGKKGGTALQLTQQLSRICDVVELRNSTFLVEPSSTIRNVMERVCTLDGIEKGSELYLMAARDIPMDYNDHIDNSDEDHSYDVENDEYDDEELYELAVAGCHVADCIGAIDGTHIQVVILDDKKASYYNRKGVTSFNVMVACDFDLLFTFVMAGWESAAHDTRIFLDAIR
- the LOC126709565 gene encoding AT-hook motif nuclear-localized protein 24 — encoded protein: MDPVAHGHSLPPPFHTRDLHHHHQQQQQQQFHHHQQNSEDEQSGSSGLNRPQKRDRDENNNSSNNNNNSSEGKELIMGPGDGEMSRRPRGRPAGSKNKPKPPIIITRDSANALRTHVMEIGDGCDIVESVANFARRRQRGVCIMSGTGTVTNVTLRQPASPGAIVTLHGRFEILSLAGSFLPPPAPPAATGLTIYLAGGQGQVVGGSVVGTLIASGPVVIMAASFSNAAYERLPLEEEEPQLPMQGGSIGSPGGVGQQQQQQQQQPQQQQLLGGDANAPLFHGLPPNLLNSIQLPAEAYWATGRPPY